Proteins from one Aspergillus nidulans FGSC A4 chromosome VIII genomic window:
- a CDS encoding GTP-binding protein Obg (transcript_id=CADANIAT00001768), whose amino-acid sequence MATQRTSLRTLTSLFAKRSVCFCSPPNRLSAIHPYSRGYATDTEPKESIDAAIASDAPSHLNPSPEDYSRFIFQDRCRSTIYAGDGGNGCVSFQREKYIPEGPPNGGDGGSGGSVYIQAVEGLTSLHKLARSGVIRATRGKNGQGKSKGGKRGEDVLIQVPVGTVVREVDRYDPVAEEQRRRALERKMKKEKAKSGEGEDEDERQDLDFQPIRHDRWALYPGANPSDFLTTVFPSNPPRRQNIAALEPRAPIYLDLSQHMDKPVLLAAGGAGGLGNPHWVSRENPRPKFASRGEGGKRLELEFELKLLADVGLVGKPNAGKSTLLRSLTNSRTRIGNWAFTTLEPNIGTVVIDNDKGRPLVELKNKPPRKRFTIADIPGLIKGAHLDRGLGLGFLRHIERAGILAFVVDLSAGDPVQELQELWNELGKYEELRDMGGTSNESGDDPTWDLPMRSLPELQGDSDKAISQPKDRLPELDFPANHTKPWFVVATKCDLPKTRERFKALQEYLCGVEQGKHEHPSGYAKGWKEGISAIPVSAINAENVQQIPKLVMQLL is encoded by the coding sequence ATGGCGACTCAACGAACAAGCCTCCGAACTCTGACCAGCTTGTTCGCCAAACGAAGCGTTTGTTTCTGCTCTCCACCGAATAGACTGAGCGCAATACACCCATACAGTCGCGGATACGCTACAGATACCGAGCCAAAAGAGTCCATAGACGCAGCCATTGCTAGTGACGCTCCTTCACATCTCAATCCGTCACCCGAAGACTACTCCCGGTTCATCTTTCAAGATCGTTGCCGCTCGACGATTTATGCCGGCGACGGTGGGAACGGTTGCGTCTCGTTTCAGAGGGAAAAGTATATTCCCGAAGGGCCACCAAATGGCGGTGATggcggcagtggtggcagTGTCTATATTCAAGCCGTTGAAGGGCTCACCAGTCTACACAAGCTTGCTCGGAGTGGGGTAATCAGAGCAACCAGAGGCAAGAATGGTCAAGGAAAAAGTAAAGGTGGTAAACGTGGTGAAGACGTTCTTATCCAGGTTCCAGTGGGGACCGTGGTGCGCGAAGTGGATCGGTACGACCCGGTCGCTGAGGAACAGCGACGGCGTGCACTGGAGAggaaaatgaagaaggagaaggcgaagtcgggcgagggcgaggacgaggacgagcgGCAGGATCTCGATTTTCAGCCCATCCGCCACGACCGCTGGGCCCTCTACCCCGGGGCGAACCCGTCTGATTTCCTGACGACCGTGTTTCCCAGCAATCCGCCACGGAGGCAGAATATTGCTGCGCTCGAACCGCGTGCGCCTATATACCTGGATCTCTCGCAACATATGGACAAGCCGGTCTTGCTAGCTGCAGGGGGCGCTGGGGGTCTGGGAAATCCGCATTGGGTCTCCCGTGAGAACCCTCGGCCTAAGTTTGCTTcgcgcggagaaggaggtaAGCGCTTGGAGCTAGAGTTTGAGCTGAAACTGCTTGCGGATGTTGGGCTAGTCGGCAAGCCGAATGCTGGGAAGAGCACATTACTACGGTCACTGACGAACAGCCGGACTCGCATTGGCAATTGGGCGTTCACTACGCTCGAGCCCAATATTGGGACCGTGGTCATTGACAACGACAAAGGGCGGCCACTCGTTGAACTCAAAAACAAGCCCCCTCGGAAACGGTTCACGATCGCTGATATCCCGGGTTTGATCAAAGGCGCCCATTTGGATCgtggcttgggcttgggatTTCTGCGGCACATTGAGCGGGCAGGGATCCTGGCCTTCGTAGTCGATCTTAGCGCTGGAGATCCCGTCCAAGAGCTACAGGAACTGTGGAATGAGCTCGGGAAATACGAAGAGCTGCGTGACATGGGCGGAACTTCCAATGAGAGCGGCGACGATCCGACCTGGGACTTGCCAATGCGTAGCCTTCCAGAACTACAAGGCGACAGTGATAAGGCAATATCTCAACCCAAGGACAGACTTCCCGAGCTTGACTTTCCCGCTAATCATACGAAGCCCTGGTTTGTTGTGGCTACGAAGTGCGATCTCCCCAAAACGAGAGAGCGCTTCAAAGCGCTTCAGGAATACCTTTGCGGAGTCGAGCAGGGCAAGCATGAGCATCCCTCAGGATATGCTAAAGgttggaaagaagggatATCTGCAATCCCTGTGAGTGCCATTAATGCTGAGAATGTCCAGCAGATTCCCAAGCTGGTGATGCAGCTTCTGTAG
- a CDS encoding putative JmjC domain protein (transcript_id=CADANIAT00001769), protein MALHKVLTATLSAITSPASDDPILQCFDNDHQALHENLLNNTDETLRLSDAKLRVFPFKDVQPCWRRLYTDASILKASLSICNHLGLIDQDTDNTQTSGQLLVSQLIQLLNSYAGDGLRVDPAAPWLSPVIHLVDKALIMTGAPLREDLIESLLSALQNATRPRTLDKGNVLNSSESGDSPSRASKRRKLSPPLFPPDAVPPPSLKYPVTRVSNPSFDYMEEHIQNVKTPLVITDAVEHWPAMSNRSWASRDYWLERTFGGRRLVPVEIGRSYTDEGWGQRIMEFKEFVDKYIWRNPSTSTARLRSPAAEVGDQVEGQDLDEREDANKTGYLAQHDLLSQIPALRKDISVPDFCYIDPPAPDPGTPVYLKKCQEQEEERKRKATTVGSNTDEAHDNATGDFVTDDILTPPSDPIINTWIGPSWTISPLHHDPYHNILVQVTGAKYIRLYSPHTPASQIHPRGMEAVASDKERRNSHSSPGNGAGRVGSDGDDTSTARMIDMSNTSQVDVAAIELSPAESEQWEAMWPGFQQAEYFETILREGESLYIPVGWWHYVRGLKAGISVSFWW, encoded by the coding sequence ATGGCTCTCCATAAAGTTCTGACTGCCACGCTCTCCGCAATAACAAGTCCAGCCTCTGACGACCCGATCCTCCAGTGCTTCGACAATGACCATCAAGCCCTTCACGAAAATCTTCTGAACAATACAGACGAAACCCTTCGGCTTTCTGACGCGAAGTTACGCGTTTTCCCCTTCAAGGACGTCCAACCCTGCTGGCGGAGACTCTATACCGACGCGAGTATCCTCAAAGCTAGCCTGAGCATCTGCAATCATCTCGGGCTCATTGACCAGGACACAGACAACACTCAGACTTCCGGACAGCTACTTGTTTCTCAGTTGATTCAGCTTCTTAACAGCTACGCCGGTGATGGCTTGCGAGTCGACCCCGCGGCTCCCTGGCTTTCACCAGTCATCCATCTTGTCGACAAAGCATTGATCATGACCGGCGCGCCTCTCCGCGAAGACCTCATCGAGTCTCTCCTTTCGGCTTTACAAAACGCTACACGACCCCGTACTCTAGACAAGGGTAACGTTTTGAATAGTTCAGAATCAGGTGACAGTCCATCCCGTGCTTCTAAGCGACGGAAGCTCTCCCCTCCACTGTTCCCACCCGACGCTGTTCCCCCGCCGAGCCTCAAGTACCCGGTTACGCGCGTTTCAAACCCAAGCTTCGATTACATGGAAGAGCATATACAGAATGTCAAGACACCGCTTGTGATTACGGATGCGGTGGAGCACTGGCCCGCCATGTCGAATAGGTCATGGGCGTCGCGCGATTATTGGCTTGAGAGGACATTCGGTGGACGCAGGCTGGTACCTGTGGAGATTGGGAGGTCGTATACGGACGAGGGATGGGGACAGCGGATTATGGAATTTAAGGAGTTTGTTGATAAATACATTTGGAGAAATCCGTCGACATCGACGGCGAGACTGCGGTCACCCGCGGCTGAGGTTGGCGACCAAGTCGAGGGTCAGGACCTTGATGAACGGGAAGACGCCAATAAAACCGGGTATTTAGCGCAGCATGATCTTCTCAGTCAGATCCCCGCCTTGcgcaaggatatctccgtTCCAGACTTCTGCTATATTGACccgccagcaccagatcCGGGCACACCAGTATACTTGAAGAAGtgccaggaacaggaagaggaacggaagagaaaggcgaCAACCGTCGGGTCGAACACTGACGAAGCACACGACAATGCAACGGGTGACTTTGTCACCGACGACATTCTTACACCACCCAGCGACCCAATTATAAACACGTGGATCGGCCCATCTTGGACAATCTCCCCTCTGCACCACGATCCCTACCACAACATTCTCGTCCAAGTCACTGGTGCCAAGTATATTCGGCTCTACTCGCCTCATACCCCAGCTTCGCAGATTCACCCCCGGGGCATGGAAGCTGTTGCCTctgacaaagaaaggagaaatagTCATTCCTCTCCAGGAAACGGTGCAGGCCGTGTTGGCTCAGATGGCGATGATACTTCTACAGCACGCATGATTGATATGTCGAATACGTCACAGGTCGATGTCGCCGCTATTGAGCTCTCCCCGGCGGAGTCGGAGCAGTGGGAGGCCATGTGGCCGGGATTTCAGCAGGCGGAGTATTTTGAAACGATCTTGAGAGAAGGAGAGTCACTTTATATCCCGGTGGGATGGTGGCATTATGTGAGGGGATTGAAGGCGGGCATAAGCGTTAGTTTCTGGTGGTAA
- a CDS encoding bifunctional urea carboxylase/allophanate hydrolase (transcript_id=CADANIAT00001770) produces the protein MEALKTLLIANRGEIAVRVLKTAKKLNIRTIAVYTEPDAASTHVHLADEAILLSGPPSKAYIDGDQIIDIAKRKGADAIIPGYGFLSENSNFARDVASAGLAFVGPSPESIEAFGLKHTARELATKAGVPIVPGSQGLVTSEDEAVKIAQSLGFPVMLKATAGGGGMGLLTCNTEKEVRESFQTVQSRGEALFKNAGLFIERYYPSSHHIEVQVFGNGQGKAISIGERECSIQRRHQKVIEECPSPFVTRNPELRKGLCDAAVRLAESIDYGSAGTIEYLVDDESGKFFFLEMNTRLQVEHGITELCYGVDLVELMLRQADAQLSGRKGLEAEFLSSIPVGAPQGFAIEARVYAENPVRDFAPCPGILQDVDWKETTGSRIDTWVYRGIKVSANYDPLLAKVMYHASSRQKAIEGLRDILTGSRICGPPTNLGFLAEILANKDFNAGNTLTKFLNNFEYNLAAIDVISGGAYTLIQDWPGRPTVGRGFCHSGPMDSVAFRIANALVGNPVGLEGLEITLSGPELRFLGPAVISLCGAPIDAKLDEAPVPMWSRVKVSAGQRLKIGKTTGGGCRAYLAVLGGFPNIAEWFGSKATAPMVGVGGYQGRQLTSGDYLTISAQIPESDNELSLPEHLIPQYPDSWELMSMPGPYDEGYLAPESIDMLYNAEWTISHNAARGGIRLLGPKPTWARPDGGEGGAHPSNLIECGYAIGSINWTGDDPVIFPQDAPDLGGFVSSHTIVKADLWKLGQVKAGDKLKFRATSLKDTLLARNELERFISDIVQCCQKGEDFGSITPLASSLPPAMSSSTRVSGIVHQIPEKGNQPLVSYRQAGDDYLLIDYGVGAFDLNHRYRVTALKKVLSEAAGDISVSNGLINLVGCGNYLPKALMIYYDGTKIPQQKLIDYLCTIETQLGDLSRAKVPSRRFKLPLTFESKRQTDAIKRYMETQRPYASYLPDNIDFVARNNAFTRAELENIYLTASFMVITVGFFTALPIALPVDPRQRMNCPKMNPSRVFTPAGQVSWGGSCLAIYTVDSPGGYQMNGMTIPGVDILGTKRGYAPEKPWLFEDFDQITFYKVTEEEYERQLALFQSGRYEYEWEVVEFDMAEHNRLLKETKEEVKAIRARQRKAQAEMDLLEKELLERWAKEKAERGVSMDTVEELLKDPEITVIEAPLNANVWKVEVKEGDKLDKDQVVVILEAMKLEIAVRAESAAAGAVVEKILAQPGKSIEAGKPLMLVRRG, from the exons ATGGAGGCCTTAAAGACACTTCTCATCGCCAATCGGGGCGAGATCGCTGTGCGAGTGCTGAAGACTGCAAA GAAGCTTAACATTCGGACTATTGCCGTTTATACCGAGCCAGATGCCGCATCAACCCACGTTCATCTAGCAGACGAGGCAATTCTTCTCTCTGGGCCACCGTCCAAAGCATATATTGATGG GGATCAAATTATCGATATTGCGAAGCGAAAGGGAGCAGACGCTATCATCCCAGGTTATGGCTTCCTCTCCGAGAACTCAAATTTCGCTAGAGACGTCGCCAGCGCCGGGTTGGCCTTCGTTGGTCCATCCCCAGAAAGCATCGAGGCATTCGGGCTTAAGCACACAGCGCGAGAACTTGCGACAAAAGCCGGTGTACCTATTGTTCCCGGTTCGCAAGGGCTGGTTACAAGTGAAGACGAAGCTGTGAAAATCGCTCAAAGTCTCGGATTTCCT GTCATGCTTAAGGCCACCGCTGGCGGTGGCGGAATGGGATTACTTACCTGCAACACCGAGAAGGAAGTACGGGAATCGTTTCAGACTGTACAATCCAGGGGTGAAGCTCTCTTCAAGAACGCTGGACTCTTCATCGAGCGTTACTATCCGTCTAGCCATCACATTGAGGTCCAAGTTTTTGGAAATGGGCAAGGTAAGGCTATTTCCATTGGGGAAAGAGAGTGCTCCATCCAAAGGAGACACCAGAAAGTGATTGAAGAATGTCCAAGCCCCTTTGTAACCAGGAATCCGGAGCTCAGGAAAGGCCTGTGCGACGCCGCTGTCCGCCTCGCTGAATCAATTGACTATGGCTCCGCTGGAACAATTGAGTATCTCGTGGATGACGAATCGGGGAAgtttttcttcttggagatgAACACACGTCTTCAAGTTGAGCATGGAATTACCGAGCTATGCTACGGCGTTGATTTGGTGGAACTCATGCTTCGACAAGCGGATGCCCAGTTGTCAGGCAGAAAAGGTCTCGAAGCAGAGTTTCTCTCGAGCATTCCGGTAGGCGCTCCACAAGGGTTTGCCATTGAGGCTCGAGTGTATGCGGAGAACCCAGTCAGGGACTTTGCTCCTTGCCCTGGGATACTCCAGGACGTGGATTGGAAGGAAACCACAGGATCAAGAATTGATACGTGGGTGTACAGGGGAATCAAAGTGTCCGCGAACTACG ATCCTCTTCTTGCAAAGGTCATGTATCATGCATCGAGCAGGCAAAAAGCGATTGAGGGACTGAGAGACATCCTAACTGGGTCACGGATCTGTGGCCCTCCAACTAACCTCGGGTTTCTGGCTGAAATCCTTGCCAACAAGGACTTTAACGCTGGAAACACCTTGACTAAGTTCTTGAATAATTTCGAATACAATCTAGCTGCTATTGATGTCATCTCCGGTGGCGCTTATACGCTGATTCAAGACTGGCCCGGTCGTCCAACAGTAGGCCGAGGCTTCTGTCACTCCGGGCCGATGGATTCTGTTGCGTTCCGCATTGCGAATGCTCTGGTGGGCAACCCAGTCGGTCTTGAGGGCTTAGAGATCACGCTGAGCGGGCCAGAGCTACGTTTCCTTGGACCAGCGGTAATCTCACTTTGCGGTGCACCGATTGATGCCAAACTGGATGAAGCTCCTGTACCCATGTGGTCTAGGGTAAAGGTATCGGCAGGCCAACGCTTGAAGATAGGGAAGACCACGGGTGGCGGTTGCAGGGCTTACCTTGCCGTCCTCGGTGGATTCCCCAATATAGCTGAGTGGTTTGGCTCCAAAGCGACTGCGCCCATGGTCGGTGTCGGAGGTTACCAGGGTCGACAGCTTACATCTGGAGATTATCTAACTATCTCCGCCCAAATCCCTGAGTCGGATAATGAATTAAGTTTACCGGAGCATCTTATCCCGCAGTATCCTGACAGCTGGGAACTTATGTCGATGCCGGGACCGTATGATGAAGGATATCTCGCGCCCGAGAGTATAGACATGCTCTACAACGCAGAATGGACTATTTCGCACAACGCTGCAAGGGGTGGGATTCGTCTGCTTGGTCCTAAGCCCACCTGGGCTCGGCCggatggaggagagggcggtGCACACCCTTCTAACCTAATCGAGTGTGGATACGCCATTGGATCAATCAACTGGACAGGTGACGACCCGGTGATTTTCCCGCAAGATGCACCAGATCTTGGTGGCTTTGTTAGCAGTCATACAATTGTCAAAGCAGACCTGTGGAAACTAGGACAGGTCAAAGCTGGAGACAAATTGAAATTCAGAGCTACGTCATTGAAAGATACTCTACTGGCGCGCaatgagctggagagatTTATATCTGACATTGTGCAATGCTGTCAGAAGGGGGAAGACTTCGGTAGTATAACTCCTCTAgcctcttctttgcctccagCCATGTCCTCGTCAACACGGGTCTCTGGCATCGTGCATCAAATTCCAGAGAAAGGGAACCAGCCGCTTGTTTCCTACCGACAG GCCGGTGATGACTACCTTCTGATTGACTACGGCGTTGGTGCCTTTGATCTGAACCACCGCTACAGAGTCACCGCGCTGAAAAAAGTGCTCAGCGAGGCAGCAGGCGATATCTCAGTATCAAACGGCTTGATAAACTTGGTCGGCTGTGGAAATT ATCTCCCAAAAGCCCTAATGATTTACTACGACGGCACCAAGATACCGCAACAAAAGCTAATCGACTACCTCTGCACTATCGAGACTCAACTCGGCGACCTCAGCCGTGCAAAGGTACCCAGCCGCCGTTTCAAACTTCCATTAACCTTTGAAAGCAAGCGACAGACCGACGCAATCAAACGGTACATGGAGACCCAACGCCCCTACGCCTCCTATCTCCCAGACAACATCGATTTTGTCGCGCGCAACAACGCCTTTACCCGTGCCGAGCTTGAGAACATCTACCTTACCGCCAGTTTCATGGTCATCACCGTCGGCTTCTTCACAGCCCTTCCGATCGCTCTTCCCGTCGATCCGCGCCAGCGCATGAACTGCCCCAAGATGAACCCCTCCCGCGTCTTCACACCAGCCGGACAAGTCTCGTGGGGCGGCAGCTGCCTGGCCATCTACACCGTTGACTCTCCAGGTGGGTATCAAATGAATGGAATGACCATCCCCGGCGTTGATATTCTCGGCACGAAACGGGGTTATGCGCCAGAGAAACCGTGGCTTTTTGAAGACTTCGATCAGATCACGTTTTACAAAGTCACCGAGGAGGAGTATGAAAGACAGCTTGCGTTGTTCCAGAGCGGAAGGTATGAATATGAGTGGGAGGTGGTTGAGTTTGATATGGCCGAGCATAACCGGCTTCTTAAGgagacgaaggaggaggttAAGGCAATTCGCGCGCGGCAGCGAAAGGCGCAGGCTGAGAtggatttgctggagaaggaattACTTGAACGGTGGgccaaggagaaggctgaACGGGGAGTCTCAATGGATACAGTTGAGGAACTGTTGAAAG ACCCCGAAATCACCGTAATTGAAGCGCCCCTCAACGCGAACGTTTGGAAAGTTGAAGTGAAAGAAGGCGACAAACTAGACAAAGACCAGGTGGTCGTGATCCTGGAAGCAATGAAGCTCGAGATTGCAGTGCGGGCGGAGTCTGCTGCGGCCGGCGCTGTTGTTGAGAAGATCCTGGCCCAGCCAGGAAAGTCTATTGAGGCTGGAAAGCCTCTGATGCTGGTCCGGAGGGGCTAG
- a CDS encoding protein lamB (transcript_id=CADANIAT00001771) — MAPIKKKALINCDMGEAYGNWTCGPDLELLPLIDIANIACGFHAGDPLIMMETVRNCKAHNILVGAHPGLPDIQGFGRREMKLSPEELTAITIYQVGALQGFLDREGVRLNHVKPHGVLYGMMCRDYEVAKAVMLGIPKGIPVFGLPGTNMEKAANDLGIEFRAEFYGDVKYDSNGMLVIDRKKKPWDPADVEKHVRQQLEDQSVTSVDGVVVPLPIKDYDVSICCHSDSPGCLEIIKTTKKVVDEFNKKYGF, encoded by the exons ATGGCTCCAATCAAGAAAAAAGCTCTAATCAACTGCGACATGGGAGAAGCG TACGGGAACTGGACTTGTGGGCCGGATCTAGAGCTTCTCCCGTTAATTGACATAGCCAACATCGCGTGTGGTTTCCACGCTGGCGATCCTTTGATCATGATGGAAACAGTACGGAACTGTAAAGCCCACAATATTTTGGTGGGTGCCCATCCCGGCTTACCGGACATCCAAGGGTTCGGACGGCGCGAaatgaagctatccccgGAAGAGCTCACTGCGATCACTATCTACCAAGTGGGAGCTCTCCAAGGCTTCCTGGATCGCGAAGGGGTGCGCCTGAACCATGTTAAGCCTCATGGTGTCCTTTATGGTATGATGTGCAGGGATTATGAGGTGGCAAAGGCCGTCATGCTGGGGATTCCCAAGGGGATCCCTGTGTTCGGCTTACCAGGGACCAACATGGAAAAGGCTGCCAATGATCTGGGAATTGAATTTCGAGCTGAGTTCTATGGTGATGTCAAGTACGACTCTAACGGAATGCTTGTCATTGaccgcaagaagaagccaTGGGACCCTGCGGATGTGGAGAAGCATGTCCGGCAACAGCTTGAGGATCAGTCTGTCACGAGCGTTGATGGAGTTGTCGTGCCGCTGCCGATTAAAGATTATGATGTGTCCATTTGTTGTCATTCCGATTCGCCTGGCTGTCTTGAAATCATCAAGACAACGAAGAAAGTGGTGGACGAATTCAATAAGAAGTATGGATTTTGA
- a CDS encoding putative homeobox and C2H2 transcription factor (transcript_id=CADANIAT00001772): protein MEFFDFNEAASGSHVPDDDVASDHIEMDENDVVETYQSLLQDRSEIPDFLPGQSASEEVMSETPDPEGIYPMGRAKEPCDFCRNMGLDCFIAKRGVMQKSGCTCCISLYRECSFTQTMPQGRFAGVDTLHPISENIYIPTGGLTGKKALKSFSGIAEDVDARARKSSSRLSREAVRILKAWLNDHSDHPYPTEEEKEELKLRTGLKRTQITNWLANARRRGKIRPSPRSSSPVAGAIEIPRQPVIDHTLMTPLERWKYSPPENEPAALSNILRALEDTPLEIRQGSHSGHVRSQSRRTGSSNDSSHANSNVFDASSLVSSHDASQSASHSSVSDLSFASAFSHRSSLGSFGSMERKERRRRRKPSLPTNTFNQQKAKGARIYQCTFCADSFQTKYDWQRHEKSLHLALEKWTCAPHGGVAFINGANRCVFCMAVDPDNDHLESHNYSTCAEKSSAERTFYRKDHLNQHLRLMHNVRFHPSMDQWRSHTTEIISRCGFCGITLTTWKGRADHLATHFKNGADMVQWKGDWGFEPVVQDLVENAMPPYLIGHERNTLDPYKPSAHKTAPGLAVPMDANCYERLRMELNAYIQESVTKGIVPTDQMLQDHGRRVIYGTDDPWNQTCADNPVWLSVLKRDAGLEPAQGSEHIQFSNLGMQPPYASQEGLRRPPACARQPYGSGYPTSGFQSPAIPGTGRSSAAPSIPGSSAGSFSGSAGMFTAPGPSGLSLDWGSNASAGVSSFSTPLSTSADPFVQMGFDPEFLQQLNHRYEEEVPLESLQGLSFGVDDGGGFDSIDPVGTAAVTSSATSPIPIPASKQPDIRLPDAVPPDLHFEGTGRTGIYMMNLGYFR, encoded by the exons ATGGAGTTCTTCGACTTTAATGAGGCTGCTTCCGGCTCCCACGTGCCGGACGACGATGTCGCCTCTGATCACATTGAGATGGACGAGAACGATGTCGTGGAAACATATCAGTCTCTTTTGCAAGATCGGTCGGAGATTCCCGACTTCCTACCTGGCCAAAGCGCTTCTGAGGAAGTCATGTCTGAGACTCCCGATCCGGAAGGCATCTACCCCATGGGCCGTGCCAAAGAACCTTGCGACTTCTGCAGGAACATGGGGCTGGACTGCTTTATCGCCAAACGAGGCGTGATGCAGAAAAGTGGCTGCACTTGCTGTATTTCGCTGTATCGCGAATGCAGTTTCACCCAAACAATGCCTCAGGGCAGATTCGCCGGCGTGGACACATTGCATCCTATCTCCGAGAACATTTATATCCCCACAGGAGGGCTGACCGGCAAGAAGGCGCTTAAGTCTTTCTCTGGCATTGCAGAGGATGTTGACGCTCGTGCAAGGAAAAGCAGCTCTCGTCTCTCACGAGAGGCGGTACGGATCCTTAAGGCGTGGCTCAATGACCATAGTGACCATCCTTATCCGAccgaagaggagaaagaggaattGAAACTACGCACAGGATTAAAACGAACACAAATCACTAATTGGCTCGCCAATGCCAGGCGGCGTGGGAAGATTCGACCTTCGCCTCGAAGCAGTTCCCCTGTCGCGGGCGCAATTGAGATCCCCAGGCAACCGGTCATTGACCACACGCTCATGACACCTTTGGAACGTTGGAAATACTCTCCCCCGGAAAACGAACCTGCTGCCCTCTCCAACATTTTGCGGGCTTTGGAGGACACGCCCTTGGAAATACGTCAGGGGTCACATTCAGGTCACGTGCGCTCACAATCGCGAAGGACTGGGTCTAGCAATGACTCAAGCCATGCTAACTCGAATGTATTCGACGCATCTTCCCTTGTTAGCAGCCATGACGCCAGTCAATCAGCTAGCCATAGCTCCGTATCCGACCTCTCTTTtgcctctgccttctcccaccGCTCCTCCCTTGGGTCGTTTGGCTCAATGGAGCGCAAAGAACGACGTCGCCGGCGCAAGCCCTCTTTACCTACAAACACTTTCAATCAGCAGAAAGCTAAAGGCGCACGCATCTACCAATGCACTTTCTGTGCCGACTCTTTCCAGACCAAGTATGACTGGCAGCGCCATGAAAAGTCTCTGCACTTGGCCCTCGAGAAATGGACATGCGCACCACATGGAGGTGTAGCGTTCATCAATGGTGCCAATCGTTGTGTATTCTGCATGGCTGTTGATCCAGATAACGATCATCTTGAGTCGCATAACTATAGCACCTGTGCTGAGAAGAGCTCGGCAGAGCGAACCTTCTACCGGAAGGACCATCTCAACCAACACCTCCGGTTGATGCATAACGTGCGGTTTCACCCGTCTATGGATCAATGGCGAAGCCATACGACGGAGATTATATCTCGATGCGGTTTCTGTGGAATCACCCTGACGACGTGGAAAGGTCGAGCCGATCACCTTGCTACCCACTTTAAGAACGGTGCGGACATGGTCCAGTGGAAGGGTGACTGGGGTTTCGAACCAGTCGTGCAAGACCTTGTCGAAAATGCCATGCCTCCGTATCTTATCGGTCACGAACGCAACACGCTTGACCCATACAAACCCTCTGCGCACAAAACTGCGCCTGGTCTCGCCGTCCCCATGGACGCCAATTGTTATGAGCGTCTCAGGATGGAGCTTAACGCTTATATCCAAGAAAGTGTAACGAAAGGTATCGTGCCGACAGATCAAATGCTCCAAGATCATGGACGGCGAGTAATCTATGGAACCGATGACCCCTGGAACCAGACCTGTGCCGATAACCCTGTCTGGTTGAGTGTTCTCAAGCGAGATGCAGGACTTGAACCGGCGCAGGGGTCAGAACATATTCAATTCTCCAATCTCGGCATGCAGCCACCGTATGCGTCTCAAGAGGGGCTCCGGCGGCCACCAGCTTGCGCTCGTCAGCCGTATGGCTCGGGTTATCCCACCTCCGGCTTCCAGAGCCCAGCAATTCCCGGGACAGGCCGATCCTCTGCTGCACCAAGTATACCCGGAAGTTCCGCTGGAAGCTTTTCGGGCAGTGCTGGGATGTTTACAGCACCTGGACCCTCCGGATTATCGCTGGATTGGGGCAGTAATGCGTCGGCCGGAGTTTCGTCTTTTTCAACACCGCTGAGCACGTCTGCTGACCCATTTGTGCAGATGGGCTTCGATCCGGAGTTCCTTCAACAGCTGAATCATCGTTATGAGGAGGAGGTGCCGTTGGAAAGCTTACAAGGGCTGAGCTTCGGAGTTGACGATGGAGGCGGTTTTGATTCTATTGATCCTGTGGGCACAGCGGCTGTGACCAGTAGCGCAACCTCTCCGATACCGATCCCGGCCTCGAAGCAACCCGATATTCGATTGCCTGATGCTGTTCCTCCAGATCTTCACTTCGAGGGCACGGGTAGAACCGGAAT ATATATGATGAATCTCGGGTACTTTCGATAG